The following proteins are encoded in a genomic region of Saccharopolyspora antimicrobica:
- a CDS encoding GntP family permease: protein MSDIVVFANTAITIIGVVVLILRVKISPAIALVLGAIYLGLVSGLGPEQTIKSITTGFGDLMGEVGLLIAFGVLLGSLMASLGAIEQLVERLVRLFGPKTLPYAFGSTVGTVLQSIFADVLLVITAPLASRLSRQIGPHGAARMCAAMALGIEVGLVFVVPGVGAVALAGVLNLPFGKMFVFGLVTAVFTIVTTLALFTALAKRGLWNPKLDETEELPVADVEPPADRRFPPLALSLSPLLLALALIAFGAIAEMMGLSSPAVDFLGDPVIALLIGLVGALAIARWKLPKEQTEAAFKRGFHESGQILILTGVGGSLAQTVKDVGLGELLKDYFTTNTLVPLLLVWAVAAVLHIAVGSVVLASITAAGVLGPVMPMLGIDPVFVALAAGAGSLFVIHATSNTFWLLQTLLPQTTRGALKSVTLTVSAASVIAMIPIQLMAFLF, encoded by the coding sequence ATGTCGGACATCGTTGTCTTCGCCAACACCGCGATCACCATCATCGGTGTCGTGGTGCTCATCCTCCGGGTCAAGATCAGCCCGGCGATCGCGCTGGTGCTCGGTGCGATCTACCTGGGCCTGGTGTCGGGCCTGGGGCCGGAGCAGACGATCAAGTCGATCACCACCGGGTTCGGCGACCTGATGGGCGAGGTGGGACTGCTCATCGCCTTCGGCGTGCTGCTGGGTTCGCTGATGGCCTCGCTGGGCGCGATCGAGCAGCTGGTCGAGCGCCTGGTGCGCCTCTTCGGCCCGAAGACGCTCCCCTACGCCTTCGGCTCCACGGTCGGCACCGTGCTGCAGTCCATCTTCGCCGACGTGCTGCTGGTGATCACCGCGCCGCTGGCCAGCAGGTTGTCCCGGCAGATCGGCCCGCACGGCGCGGCCCGGATGTGCGCGGCGATGGCGCTGGGCATCGAGGTCGGCCTGGTGTTCGTGGTGCCCGGCGTGGGCGCGGTCGCGCTGGCCGGCGTGCTGAACCTGCCGTTCGGCAAGATGTTCGTCTTCGGCCTCGTCACCGCCGTGTTCACCATCGTCACCACGCTGGCGCTGTTCACCGCGCTGGCCAAGCGCGGCCTGTGGAACCCGAAGCTGGACGAGACCGAGGAGCTGCCGGTCGCCGACGTCGAGCCCCCGGCGGACCGCCGGTTCCCGCCGCTGGCTCTGTCGCTGTCGCCGCTGCTGCTGGCGCTGGCGCTGATCGCGTTCGGGGCGATCGCCGAGATGATGGGCCTCAGCTCCCCGGCCGTCGACTTCCTCGGCGACCCGGTCATCGCACTGCTGATCGGCCTGGTCGGCGCGCTGGCCATCGCCCGCTGGAAGCTGCCCAAGGAGCAGACCGAAGCGGCGTTCAAGCGCGGGTTCCACGAGAGCGGGCAGATCCTGATCCTCACCGGCGTGGGCGGTTCGCTGGCGCAGACGGTCAAGGACGTCGGGCTCGGCGAGCTGCTGAAGGACTACTTCACCACCAACACCCTCGTCCCGCTGCTGCTGGTCTGGGCGGTGGCGGCGGTGCTGCACATCGCCGTCGGCTCGGTGGTGCTCGCCTCGATCACCGCGGCCGGCGTGCTGGGCCCGGTGATGCCGATGCTGGGCATCGACCCGGTCTTCGTCGCCCTGGCCGCGGGCGCGGGCTCGCTGTTCGTCATCCACGCCACCAGCAACACCTTCTGGCTCCTGCAGACCCTGCTGCCGCAGACCACTCGCGGCGCACTGAAGTCGGTGACCCTCACCGTCTCGGCGGCCTCGGTCATCGCCATGATCCCGATCCAGCTGATGGCCTTCCTGTTCTGA
- a CDS encoding MmcQ/YjbR family DNA-binding protein, translating into MGVASSRFFRIIEGLADVEQREGRDYTSFSVRGKGFGYHWPRTKTVGLKQTLSEQIALVSERPEVFEVQFTAGGYGWVVVQLPKIAADELEELVYEAWRLSAPEELVEANPLR; encoded by the coding sequence ATGGGTGTGGCCAGCAGCCGGTTCTTCCGGATCATCGAGGGACTCGCCGACGTCGAGCAGCGCGAGGGGCGGGACTACACGTCCTTCAGCGTGCGCGGCAAGGGCTTCGGCTACCACTGGCCGCGCACCAAGACGGTCGGGCTGAAGCAGACCCTGTCCGAGCAGATCGCCCTGGTCTCCGAGCGCCCCGAGGTGTTCGAGGTCCAGTTCACCGCGGGCGGCTACGGCTGGGTCGTGGTGCAGCTGCCGAAGATCGCCGCCGACGAGCTCGAAGAGCTGGTCTACGAGGCGTGGCGCCTCTCCGCGCCCGAAGAGCTCGTCGAGGCCAACCCCCTGCGCTGA